The following proteins are encoded in a genomic region of Periophthalmus magnuspinnatus isolate fPerMag1 chromosome 21, fPerMag1.2.pri, whole genome shotgun sequence:
- the LOC117389045 gene encoding lactase/phlorizin hydrolase-like isoform X1 — protein sequence MGPPVLLLCALLCCYSAPYSSALVMLGGPRLRDGSVCSGLLDQNLQKQLRKHKEEGVSHFRVDLPRELLSRDDREALSCVQTLLERVTRADLRAVMMVDLTGSGSDLWSGDREQSVRLRLDVLFAQLGGLAHTWVLLLHSSSGKELELYKEAHSMFTRHYPGAEHVVSLGLKSWDLSGVPELRSDVPMDFLSVKLQHDCDVESAFGAALSDIKRVSGHRPVLIYSIELKNCKDDQNVLENLLRVQVQSELDLVGFEVSSMLDVSLEDLSVSHRYSQIIQQKRTSGLQGALSSPPVSFTPGLRNLPASQVPSTAKVVWEKFSHWSEFQNRMYYYGTFPTDFLWGVTSSAYQIEGGWNAGGKGPSIWDTFTHTPGNGIPENGNGDVACDSYNKVDVDLGLIKTLGVKSYRFSLSWSRIFPNGMAASPNTNGVTYYNNLIDGLLGLGVTPVVTLYHWDLPQALQDIGGWENAAIIDHFNSYAEFCFKTFGDRVKFWITFNDPFTIAWKGYGSGEMPPNLKANPGVTPYKVGHNLIKAHAKAYHTYNTYRPAQKGLVSIALNADWYEPLDVNTPRELEAADRAMQFRLGWFAHPIFKNGDYPEAMKFHVGNKSDLQRLKESRLPTFTEEEKNFIRGTADVFCANHHTTRIAKYSTQRLNPPSFKYDWDMLEQELTDYPQTDVAGQRAVAWGLRRVLNWIKEEYGNPEVYVTDNGVGTERATSIDDSARVFFLKTYIDEALKAQSVDGVRLRGYLGAPLMDSFEWLKGYIMGSGLYQVDFTKADRPRTWKYSARYYIDIVKQNGFPAGEDELPLYGHFRDDMMWSTATASYQIEGAWRADGKGLSIWDTFAHTPLRVSNDDTGDVACDSYHKPDEDVRMLQNLGVGFYRFSISWSRVLPDGTTAHVNEPGLKYYEYLVDALLQAGIKPLITLFHWDLPQALQDVGGWENDTIVERFTQYADLMFSRLGHKVKHWITINEPYIFTNIGHGYGAAAPGISFRPGTLPYIVGHNLLKAHAEAWHLYNSTYRPSQKGIISITLNSDWAEPRNPHKQEDYDAANRYVEFQLGWFAHPIFVGDYSELMKTTIRNRSLAGGLPKSRLPEFTPEQIQRINGTHDFFGFNHYTTKLAFPLSYGNLQHYDADRGTGTVVDRAWLDSGSGWLKVTPFGFRRILKFIKENYGNPPIIVTENGVSQRQMDLNDTLRQHYYTEYINQALKAYLLDGVDIRGYTAWSLMDNLEWATGFAEQFGLYFVNRSDPKLTRTPKVSVQTFSTIIRCNGFPDPKSGHECLKPQPEATTATTATTATTATQTGTTITAAPHAVLNFLGLDLTAEDAKVGLNTTFALLVVMCAAALGAGIGVFVARRR from the exons ATGGGGCCTCCTGTGCTTCTCCTGTGTGCATTGCTGTGCtgctatagcgccccctacagcagTGCGTTGGTGATGCTGGGGGGCCCTCGGCTCCGGGACGGTTCTGTTTGCTCCGGGCTCCTGGACCAGAACCTCCAGAAACAACTGAGAAAACACAAAGAAGAAGGAGTCAGCCATTTTAGAGTCGACCTGCCCCGAGAGCTGCTGTCCAGAGACGACAG ggAGGCGCTGTCCTGCGTCCAGACCCTGCTGGAGCGGGTCACTCGGGCAGATCTTCGGGCCGTGATGATGGTGGACTTGACGGGGtccgggtcagatctgtggagcggggACAGGGAGCAGAGCGTGAGGCTGAGGCTGGACGTCCTGTTTGCACAGCTGGGTGGACTGGCTCACACCTGGGTCCTGCTCCTCCACAGCAGCTCTGGAAAGGAGCTGGAGCTGTACAAGGAGGCGCACAGCATGTTCACACGACACTATCCAGGAGCAG AACACGTCGTGTCTTTGGGTCTGAAATCGTGGGACCTCTCGGGCGTCCCTGAGCTGCGGTCGGACGTG CCCATGGATTTCTTGTCTGTGAAGCTGCAGCACGACTGTGATGTGGAGTCTGCGTTTGGAGCGGCGCTCTCCGacataaag AGAGTGTCTGGACATCGGCCTGTTCTCATCTACTCCatagaactgaaaaactgcAAAGACGACCAGAACGTCCTGGAGAACCTGCTCAGAG tccaggttcagtctgaGTTGGACTTGGTCGGGTTTGAGGTGTCCTCCATGTTGGACGTGTCTCTGGAGGATCTGAGCGTCTCACACAG ATACTCACAGATCATCCAACAAAAGAGAACAAGtggcctccagggggcgctctcttcTCCGCCCGTATCCTTCACGCCCGGACTGAGGAACCTACCTGCCTCACAGGTTCCCTCCACGGCTAAAGTTGTGTGGGAGAAGTTCTCACACTGGTCAGAGTTCCAGAACAGAATGTATTATTACGGAACATTTCCCACAGACTTCCTGTGGGGAGTCACGTCCTCAGCCTATCAGATCGAAGGAGGCTGGAACGCTGGCGGGAAAGGCCCCAGTATTTGGGACACTTTTACTCACACGCCCGGCAACGGTATCCCAGAGAACGGTAATGGAGATGTGGCGTGCGACAGCTATAACAAAGTGGACGTAGACTTAGGCCTGATTAAAACCTTAGGGGTCAAGTCCTATCGCTTTTCCCTCTCCTGGTCCAGGATCTTTCCCAATGGGATGGCTGCATCGCCCAACACTAATGGCGTGACCTATTATAACAATCTGATCGACGGTCTGTTGGGTCTGGGCGTGACTCCGGTGGTCACTCTGTACCACTGGGACCTGCCCCAGGCGCTGCAGGACATTGGCGGCTGGGAGAACGCCGCCATCATCGACCATTTCAACAGTTACGCTGAATTCTGCTTCAAGACATTTGGAGACAGAGTGAAGTTTTGGATCACGTTTAACGACCCGTTCACAATCGCGTGGAAAGGCTACGGCAGCGGAGAAATGCCCCCAAATCTAAAAGCCAATCCTGGAGTGACCCCGTATAAAGTGGGACACAATCTGATCAAAGCTCACGCCAAAGCTTACCACACGTACAACACATATCGCCCAGCGCAGAAGGGACTGGTCAGTATCGCTCTGAACGCAGACTGGTATGAGCCCCTGGACGTGAACACGCCCAGAGAGCTGGAGGCTGCAGACCGAGCCATGCAGTTCAGGCTCGGATGGTTCGCGCACCCCATTTTTAAGAACGGCGATTATCCTGAAGCTATGAAGTTTCACGTAGGAAACAAAAGCGACCTCCAACGTCTCAAAGAATCTCGACTGCCCACGTtcactgaggaggagaagaactTTATCAGAGGAACCGCAGATGTCTTCTGTGCCAATCACCACACCACCAGAATCGCTAAATACTCCACACAGCGCTTGAATCCACCATCCTTCAAGTACGACTGGGACATGTTGGAGCAGGAGCTGACCGACTATCCGCAGACGGACGTGGCGGGCCAGAGGGCTGTGGCTTGGGGCCTGAGGCGGGTGCTGAACTGGATAAAGGAGGAGTACGGAAACCCAGAGGTGTACGTGACCGACAACGGGGTGGGCACAGAGAGGGCGACGAGCATCGACGACTCCGCCCGAGTGTTCTTCCTCAAGACCTACATCGATGAGGCGCTCAAAG CTCAGAGCGTGGACGGCGTGCGGCTCCGGGGGTACCTGGGGGCCCCTCTCATGGACTCCTTTGAGTGGCTGAAGGGGTACATTATGGGCAGCGGTCTGTACCAGGTGGACTTCACTAAAGCCGATCGTCCCCGGACATGGAAGTACTCAGCACGGTACTACATCGACATCGTGAAACAGAATGGGTTCCCTGCAGGTGAGGACGAGCTCCCCCTGTACGGACACTTCAGAGACGACATGATGTGGAGCACCGCCACCGCGTCCTATCAG atTGAAGGAGCATGGCGTGCCGACGGTAAAGGCCTCAGTATTTGGGATACTTTTGCACATACTCCGCTCCGCGTTTCCAACGACGACACGGGCGACGTGGCGTGCGACAGTTACCATAAGCCTGATGAAGACGTGCGCATGCTGCAGAATCTGGGGGTGGGGTTCTACCGCTTCTCCATCTCCTGGTCCAGAGTCCTGCCCGACGGCACAACGGCACACGTCAATGAGCCGGGCCTCAAGTACTACGAGTACCTGGTGGATGCACTACTGCAGGCCGGGATTAAGCCACTG ATCACGCTGTTCCACTGGGACCTGCCCCAGGCGCTCCAGGACGTGGGTGGGTGGGAGAATGACACGATAGTGGAGCGTTTCACGCAGTACGCAGACCTGATGTTCTCCCGCCTCGGGCACAAAGTCAAACACTGGATCACCATCAACGAGCCGTACATCTTTACCAACATAGGCCACGGGTACGGAGCCGCTGCGCCCG GGATCTCGTTCCGCCCGGGGACCCTTCCGTACATCGTGGGTCATAACCTGCTCAAGGCCCACGCCGAGGCCTGGCACCTGTACAACTCCACCTACAGGCCGTCTCAGAAAGGGATCATCTCCATCACGCTCAACTCGGACTGGGCTGAACCGCGCAACCCTCACAAGCAAGAGGACTACGACGCCGCCAACAGATACGTAGAG TTCCAGTTGGGCTGGTTCGCTCACCCCATTTTTGTTGGAGACTACAGCGAGCTCATGAAGACCACCATCAGGAACCGGAGCCTGGCAGGAGGACTCCCCAAGTCCAG GTTGCCAGAGTTCACTCCGGAGCAGATCCAGAGGATTAATGGCACTCATGATTTCTTTGGCTTTAATCACTACACCACCAAACTGGCCTTTCCCCTGAGCTACGGCAACTTACAGCACTACGACGCCGACCG AGGTACGGGGACGGTGGTGGACCGGGCCTGGCTGGACTCCGGGTCCGGTTGGCTCAAAGTGACTCCGTTTGGATTCAGGAGGATTTTaaaatttataaaagaaaacTACGGGAATCCTCCGATCATCGTGACGGAGAACGGAGTGAGCCAGAGACAAATGGACCTGAACGACACGCTACGGCAGCACTACTACACAGAGTACATCAACCAGGCTCTcaaag CGTACCTGCTGGATGGCGTGGACATTCGGGGCTACACGGCCTGGTCGCTCATGGATAACCTGGAGTGGGCCACTGGTTTCGCGGAGCAGTTCGGTTTGTACTTCGTGAATCGGTCTGACCCCAAACTGACCCGGACCCCCAAAGTCTCAGTCCAGACCTTCTCCACCATCATCAGGTGCAACGGCTTCCCTGACCCCAAGTCTGGACACGAGTGTCTGAAGCCACAGCCCGAAG CGACCACGGCGACCACAGCGACCACAGCGACCACAGCGACCCAGACGGGGACCACGATCACCGCGGCGCCTCATGCGGTCCTGAATTTTCTGGGTTTGGACCTGACTGCAGAGGACGCCAAAGTCGGGCTCAACACGACCTTTGCCCTACTGGTGGTGATGTGCGCCGCCGCCCTGGGGGCCGGGATCGGCGTCTTCGTGGCCAGAAGACGATAG
- the LOC117389045 gene encoding lactase/phlorizin hydrolase-like isoform X2 — MGPPVLLLCALLCCYSAPYSSALVMLGGPRLRDGSVCSGLLDQNLQKQLRKHKEEGVSHFRVDLPRELLSRDDREALSCVQTLLERVTRADLRAVMMVDLTGSGSDLWSGDREQSVRLRLDVLFAQLGGLAHTWVLLLHSSSGKELELYKEAHSMFTRHYPGAEHVVSLGLKSWDLSGVPELRSDVPMDFLSVKLQHDCDVESAFGAALSDIKRVSGHRPVLIYSIELKNCKDDQNVLENLLRVQVQSELDLVGFEVSSMLDVSLEDLSVSHRYSQIIQQKRTSGLQGALSSPPVSFTPGLRNLPASQVPSTAKVVWEKFSHWSEFQNRMYYYGTFPTDFLWGVTSSAYQIEGGWNAGGKGPSIWDTFTHTPGNGIPENGNGDVACDSYNKVDVDLGLIKTLGVKSYRFSLSWSRIFPNGMAASPNTNGVTYYNNLIDGLLGLGVTPVVTLYHWDLPQALQDIGGWENAAIIDHFNSYAEFCFKTFGDRVKFWITFNDPFTIAWKGYGSGEMPPNLKANPGVTPYKVGHNLIKAHAKAYHTYNTYRPAQKGLVSIALNADWYEPLDVNTPRELEAADRAMQFRLGWFAHPIFKNGDYPEAMKFHVGNKSDLQRLKESRLPTFTEEEKNFIRGTADVFCANHHTTRIAKYSTQRLNPPSFKYDWDMLEQELTDYPQTDVAGQRAVAWGLRRVLNWIKEEYGNPEVYVTDNGVGTERATSIDDSARVFFLKTYIDEALKAQSVDGVRLRGYLGAPLMDSFEWLKGYIMGSGLYQVDFTKADRPRTWKYSARYYIDIVKQNGFPAGEDELPLYGHFRDDMMWSTATASYQIEGAWRADGKGLSIWDTFAHTPLRVSNDDTGDVACDSYHKPDEDVRMLQNLGVGFYRFSISWSRVLPDGTTAHVNEPGLKYYEYLVDALLQAGIKPLITLFHWDLPQALQDVGGWENDTIVERFTQYADLMFSRLGHKVKHWITINEPYIFTNIGHGYGAAAPGISFRPGTLPYIVGHNLLKAHAEAWHLYNSTYRPSQKGIISITLNSDWAEPRNPHKQEDYDAANRYVEFQLGWFAHPIFVGDYSELMKTTIRNRSLAGGLPKSRLPEFTPEQIQRINGTHDFFGFNHYTTKLAFPLSYGNLQHYDADRGTGTVVDRAWLDSGSGWLKVTPFGFRRILKFIKENYGNPPIIVTENGVSQRQMDLNDTLRQHYYTEYINQALKAYLLDGVDIRGYTAWSLMDNLEWATGFAEQFGLYFVNRSDPKLTRTPKVSVQTFSTIIRCNGFPDPKSGHECLKPQPEATTATTATQTGTTITAAPHAVLNFLGLDLTAEDAKVGLNTTFALLVVMCAAALGAGIGVFVARRR; from the exons ATGGGGCCTCCTGTGCTTCTCCTGTGTGCATTGCTGTGCtgctatagcgccccctacagcagTGCGTTGGTGATGCTGGGGGGCCCTCGGCTCCGGGACGGTTCTGTTTGCTCCGGGCTCCTGGACCAGAACCTCCAGAAACAACTGAGAAAACACAAAGAAGAAGGAGTCAGCCATTTTAGAGTCGACCTGCCCCGAGAGCTGCTGTCCAGAGACGACAG ggAGGCGCTGTCCTGCGTCCAGACCCTGCTGGAGCGGGTCACTCGGGCAGATCTTCGGGCCGTGATGATGGTGGACTTGACGGGGtccgggtcagatctgtggagcggggACAGGGAGCAGAGCGTGAGGCTGAGGCTGGACGTCCTGTTTGCACAGCTGGGTGGACTGGCTCACACCTGGGTCCTGCTCCTCCACAGCAGCTCTGGAAAGGAGCTGGAGCTGTACAAGGAGGCGCACAGCATGTTCACACGACACTATCCAGGAGCAG AACACGTCGTGTCTTTGGGTCTGAAATCGTGGGACCTCTCGGGCGTCCCTGAGCTGCGGTCGGACGTG CCCATGGATTTCTTGTCTGTGAAGCTGCAGCACGACTGTGATGTGGAGTCTGCGTTTGGAGCGGCGCTCTCCGacataaag AGAGTGTCTGGACATCGGCCTGTTCTCATCTACTCCatagaactgaaaaactgcAAAGACGACCAGAACGTCCTGGAGAACCTGCTCAGAG tccaggttcagtctgaGTTGGACTTGGTCGGGTTTGAGGTGTCCTCCATGTTGGACGTGTCTCTGGAGGATCTGAGCGTCTCACACAG ATACTCACAGATCATCCAACAAAAGAGAACAAGtggcctccagggggcgctctcttcTCCGCCCGTATCCTTCACGCCCGGACTGAGGAACCTACCTGCCTCACAGGTTCCCTCCACGGCTAAAGTTGTGTGGGAGAAGTTCTCACACTGGTCAGAGTTCCAGAACAGAATGTATTATTACGGAACATTTCCCACAGACTTCCTGTGGGGAGTCACGTCCTCAGCCTATCAGATCGAAGGAGGCTGGAACGCTGGCGGGAAAGGCCCCAGTATTTGGGACACTTTTACTCACACGCCCGGCAACGGTATCCCAGAGAACGGTAATGGAGATGTGGCGTGCGACAGCTATAACAAAGTGGACGTAGACTTAGGCCTGATTAAAACCTTAGGGGTCAAGTCCTATCGCTTTTCCCTCTCCTGGTCCAGGATCTTTCCCAATGGGATGGCTGCATCGCCCAACACTAATGGCGTGACCTATTATAACAATCTGATCGACGGTCTGTTGGGTCTGGGCGTGACTCCGGTGGTCACTCTGTACCACTGGGACCTGCCCCAGGCGCTGCAGGACATTGGCGGCTGGGAGAACGCCGCCATCATCGACCATTTCAACAGTTACGCTGAATTCTGCTTCAAGACATTTGGAGACAGAGTGAAGTTTTGGATCACGTTTAACGACCCGTTCACAATCGCGTGGAAAGGCTACGGCAGCGGAGAAATGCCCCCAAATCTAAAAGCCAATCCTGGAGTGACCCCGTATAAAGTGGGACACAATCTGATCAAAGCTCACGCCAAAGCTTACCACACGTACAACACATATCGCCCAGCGCAGAAGGGACTGGTCAGTATCGCTCTGAACGCAGACTGGTATGAGCCCCTGGACGTGAACACGCCCAGAGAGCTGGAGGCTGCAGACCGAGCCATGCAGTTCAGGCTCGGATGGTTCGCGCACCCCATTTTTAAGAACGGCGATTATCCTGAAGCTATGAAGTTTCACGTAGGAAACAAAAGCGACCTCCAACGTCTCAAAGAATCTCGACTGCCCACGTtcactgaggaggagaagaactTTATCAGAGGAACCGCAGATGTCTTCTGTGCCAATCACCACACCACCAGAATCGCTAAATACTCCACACAGCGCTTGAATCCACCATCCTTCAAGTACGACTGGGACATGTTGGAGCAGGAGCTGACCGACTATCCGCAGACGGACGTGGCGGGCCAGAGGGCTGTGGCTTGGGGCCTGAGGCGGGTGCTGAACTGGATAAAGGAGGAGTACGGAAACCCAGAGGTGTACGTGACCGACAACGGGGTGGGCACAGAGAGGGCGACGAGCATCGACGACTCCGCCCGAGTGTTCTTCCTCAAGACCTACATCGATGAGGCGCTCAAAG CTCAGAGCGTGGACGGCGTGCGGCTCCGGGGGTACCTGGGGGCCCCTCTCATGGACTCCTTTGAGTGGCTGAAGGGGTACATTATGGGCAGCGGTCTGTACCAGGTGGACTTCACTAAAGCCGATCGTCCCCGGACATGGAAGTACTCAGCACGGTACTACATCGACATCGTGAAACAGAATGGGTTCCCTGCAGGTGAGGACGAGCTCCCCCTGTACGGACACTTCAGAGACGACATGATGTGGAGCACCGCCACCGCGTCCTATCAG atTGAAGGAGCATGGCGTGCCGACGGTAAAGGCCTCAGTATTTGGGATACTTTTGCACATACTCCGCTCCGCGTTTCCAACGACGACACGGGCGACGTGGCGTGCGACAGTTACCATAAGCCTGATGAAGACGTGCGCATGCTGCAGAATCTGGGGGTGGGGTTCTACCGCTTCTCCATCTCCTGGTCCAGAGTCCTGCCCGACGGCACAACGGCACACGTCAATGAGCCGGGCCTCAAGTACTACGAGTACCTGGTGGATGCACTACTGCAGGCCGGGATTAAGCCACTG ATCACGCTGTTCCACTGGGACCTGCCCCAGGCGCTCCAGGACGTGGGTGGGTGGGAGAATGACACGATAGTGGAGCGTTTCACGCAGTACGCAGACCTGATGTTCTCCCGCCTCGGGCACAAAGTCAAACACTGGATCACCATCAACGAGCCGTACATCTTTACCAACATAGGCCACGGGTACGGAGCCGCTGCGCCCG GGATCTCGTTCCGCCCGGGGACCCTTCCGTACATCGTGGGTCATAACCTGCTCAAGGCCCACGCCGAGGCCTGGCACCTGTACAACTCCACCTACAGGCCGTCTCAGAAAGGGATCATCTCCATCACGCTCAACTCGGACTGGGCTGAACCGCGCAACCCTCACAAGCAAGAGGACTACGACGCCGCCAACAGATACGTAGAG TTCCAGTTGGGCTGGTTCGCTCACCCCATTTTTGTTGGAGACTACAGCGAGCTCATGAAGACCACCATCAGGAACCGGAGCCTGGCAGGAGGACTCCCCAAGTCCAG GTTGCCAGAGTTCACTCCGGAGCAGATCCAGAGGATTAATGGCACTCATGATTTCTTTGGCTTTAATCACTACACCACCAAACTGGCCTTTCCCCTGAGCTACGGCAACTTACAGCACTACGACGCCGACCG AGGTACGGGGACGGTGGTGGACCGGGCCTGGCTGGACTCCGGGTCCGGTTGGCTCAAAGTGACTCCGTTTGGATTCAGGAGGATTTTaaaatttataaaagaaaacTACGGGAATCCTCCGATCATCGTGACGGAGAACGGAGTGAGCCAGAGACAAATGGACCTGAACGACACGCTACGGCAGCACTACTACACAGAGTACATCAACCAGGCTCTcaaag CGTACCTGCTGGATGGCGTGGACATTCGGGGCTACACGGCCTGGTCGCTCATGGATAACCTGGAGTGGGCCACTGGTTTCGCGGAGCAGTTCGGTTTGTACTTCGTGAATCGGTCTGACCCCAAACTGACCCGGACCCCCAAAGTCTCAGTCCAGACCTTCTCCACCATCATCAGGTGCAACGGCTTCCCTGACCCCAAGTCTGGACACGAGTGTCTGAAGCCACAGCCCGAAG CGACCACAGCGACCACAGCGACCCAGACGGGGACCACGATCACCGCGGCGCCTCATGCGGTCCTGAATTTTCTGGGTTTGGACCTGACTGCAGAGGACGCCAAAGTCGGGCTCAACACGACCTTTGCCCTACTGGTGGTGATGTGCGCCGCCGCCCTGGGGGCCGGGATCGGCGTCTTCGTGGCCAGAAGACGATAG
- the traf3ip1 gene encoding TRAF3-interacting protein 1 codes for MDPAVVRRTQENLGRVIRKPQLSDKYLNKPPFRFLHDIISEVIRTTGFMRGLYTEEEMKSENFKDRDSKMSYLQKAVDVVALVTGEALQVKPARVVAGQEPERTNQLLQAIAHCCLSKCSSEEAVRTVLSEHKPQEKENEPRGAEGKSRKAKPDEPREKQKNGESDQRHKEKERERREKKEEKREEQERRDEKQKRGEERERREKKEDREKRAEERERKDDRERKEKKERGEEREKRGEGREKSKEKVRSTDREREKEREPHRKEERERERDRHREREREKEKERKRRERDQDGTRSKPREEEPPTQVKTEEPPQNTSPEEPPKPVAESSARIPRPSSAKGQRRRAKVGSQDDSDSEGEAEVNQKHPESTDPPAPSRRMVRPSSARLAPPRLKRQESHAESPAERLPSAKISTVILDGGRRTEEEEEDEDEQFLVQEAVAAAAEAPDPRAESTEATGDATHGGLVKKILETKKYYEVSEAKAQGQEQQGQVQQGLVQREMERLRASVQSVCRNALPLGKIMDYFQEDVDAMMTELQQWRQENKQNVQALQEQHRLTEGALLPLRTELMELESLIQEQKAQTCALRCSVLKNEEKIHKMLTGLHQQN; via the exons ATGGATCCCGCGGTGGTGCGGAGGACCCAGGAGAACCTCGGGAGAGTCATCAGAAAACCACAACTCAGCGACAAGTATCTCAACAAACCTCCATTTAGGTTTTTACACGACATCATCAGCGAG GTCATCAGAACCACCGGGTTCATGAGAGGACTGTACACTGAGGAAGAAATGAAGTCTGAGAACTTtaag GACAGGGACTCTAAAATGTCCTACCTGCAGAAGGCTGTAGATGTGGTGGCTCTGGTCACAGGTGAAGCTCTCCAGGTGAAACCCGCCCGAGTCGTGGCAGGACAAGAACCTGAGAGGACGAACCAGCTCCTCCAGGCCATCGCACACTGCTGCCTCAGCAAG TGCTCCAGTGAGGAGGCCGTGAGGACAGTTCTCTCAGAACATAAACCCCAGGAGAAGGAGAACgagcccagaggagcagag GGGAAGAGCAGAAAAGCAAAGCCAGACGAGcccagagagaaacagaagaacGGAGAATCTGACCAACGacataaagagaaagagagagaaaggagggaaaagaaggaggagaagagggaggagcaagagaggagggACGAAAAAcagaagaggggagaagagagagagaggagggaaaagaaggaggacagagagaagagggcagaggagagggagaggaaggacgacagagagaggaaagaaaagaaggagaggggagaggagagagagaaaaggggagaggggagagagaagagcaaaGAGAAAGTGCGCTCCaccgacagagagagagagaaagagagagagcctcacagaaaggaggagagagagcgagagagagacagacatagagagagggagagagagaaagagaaggagcgaaagaggagagagcgagaccaggacggaaccaggtccaaaccccGAGAAGAGGAACCTCCCACACAG gtgaagACTGAAGAGCCTCCTCAGAACACCAGCCCAGAGGAGCCCCCCAAACCTGTG gCAGAAAGTTCAGCTCGGATCCCACGACCCTCCTCCGCCAAAGGACAGAGACGCAGGGCCAAAGTGGGCAGCCAGG ATGACTCTGACAGTGAAGGAG AGGCAGAAGTGAATCAGAAACATCCAGAGTCCACAGACCCACCAGCccccag CCGGAGGATGGTGCGGCCCAGCAGTGCACGACTAGCGCCCCCTAGACTCAAGAGGCAGGAGAGCCACGCTGAGTCTCCCGCTGAGAG ATTGCCCAGTGCTAAAATCTCCACTGTGATCCTGGACggggggaggaggacagaggaggaggaggaggatgaagatgaaCAGTTCTTAGTTCAGGAGGCTGTGGCTGCGGCGGCCGAGGCCCCGGACCCTCGCGCT GAGTCGACTGAAGCCACTGGAGACGCGACACACG gaggtctggtcAAGAAGATTCTGGAGACTAAAAAATATTATGAAGTGTCTGAGGCAAAGGCTCAG gggcaggagcagcaggggcaGGTGCAGCAGGGACTGGTGCAGAGGGAGATGGAGCGTCTCCGGGCGTCGGTGCAGTCCGTGTGCCGGAACGCTCTGCCCCTCGGGAAGATCATGGACTACTTCCAGGAAGACGTGGACGCCATGATGACGGAGCTGCAGCAGTGGAGACAAGAGAACAAGCAAAACGTACAGGCTCTGCAAGAACAACACag ACTCACAGAGGGGGCGCTGCTGCCTCTCAGGACggagctgatggagctggaGTCTCTTATTCAGGAGCAGAAGGCCCAGACCTGTGCCCTCCGCTGCTCTGTGCTGAAGAACGAGGAGAAGATCCACAAGATGCTCACGGGCCTCCACCAGCAGAACTGA